A section of the Deltaproteobacteria bacterium genome encodes:
- a CDS encoding PQQ-binding-like beta-propeller repeat protein: MSLYRQEEKRSYVAVRGYVFAIAAFVLVLGLFSVPTLQAAEETPAEVFNRICSNCHNNTPPPRAMRSEQLRALAPEKIFFAIDKGLMAMYVLSFTPERKKALAEFITGKTLGSTAEAPEELQRCAKSDPLPANALAQPHWSGWGIDLENTRFQPAAQAKLDRAALGKLELRWAFGFHNAATVGTQPAVVGGRLFIGSTSNAIYALDAQTGCAHWKFDTRGGVRATMSVVPLPGSTPPRYVVYAADRKGWAYALDANTGEKIWEYRADDHSDTAISAAPVVHKGRVYIAAASVEEVSGSFPEYQCCTFRGSVAALDTATGKRLWKTYTIPEEPKPTKKNTKGTQLYGPAGAGVWSAPTIDEKRGLIYVTTGDGYSPPAAPTTDAVLALDLETGAIRWARQTTPHDAFTLACLTPSADPISREKCGPDIDYGASAILRKGTNGRSLLLAGQKSGVMYAIDPDKNGEIVWERRLSPGGLLGGIEWGFTADEQLAYVPISDAWENSGDPQKAGGVRAVNIASGKVVWKAASPALDCLDKVGCNAGQPQAATLIPGILFAGSMDGYMRAYDPKDGKILWKYDTKRNYDAVNKIPTNGGSLNGAGVTVVDGWVYFTSGYGFNGMPGNVLLAFGPPKGK; this comes from the coding sequence ATGTCGTTGTATCGTCAAGAAGAGAAACGTTCTTATGTCGCCGTGCGTGGTTACGTATTTGCCATTGCCGCCTTTGTTCTGGTCCTCGGGTTGTTCAGCGTACCGACACTCCAGGCCGCAGAAGAAACCCCGGCGGAGGTCTTCAATCGCATCTGCTCGAACTGTCACAATAACACTCCGCCGCCGCGCGCCATGCGTAGCGAGCAATTACGTGCGCTTGCCCCAGAGAAAATCTTTTTCGCGATCGATAAGGGACTGATGGCGATGTACGTCCTGAGCTTCACCCCTGAGCGGAAAAAAGCGCTGGCAGAATTCATCACCGGCAAGACGTTAGGCTCCACAGCCGAAGCGCCCGAGGAGTTACAACGTTGCGCCAAGAGCGACCCGCTCCCTGCCAATGCGCTTGCTCAACCGCACTGGTCAGGGTGGGGAATCGATCTTGAGAACACTCGCTTCCAGCCGGCAGCGCAGGCGAAGCTGGACCGTGCCGCCTTGGGGAAGTTGGAATTGCGCTGGGCCTTCGGTTTTCATAACGCGGCCACGGTTGGCACTCAGCCTGCGGTCGTTGGTGGGCGGCTCTTCATCGGCAGCACGTCCAACGCCATCTATGCGCTTGATGCGCAAACCGGCTGTGCCCATTGGAAGTTCGACACCCGTGGAGGAGTGCGCGCTACGATGTCCGTCGTGCCGCTGCCGGGAAGTACCCCGCCGCGCTACGTCGTCTACGCTGCCGATCGTAAGGGCTGGGCCTACGCGCTCGACGCCAACACCGGAGAGAAGATTTGGGAATATAGAGCAGACGATCATAGCGACACCGCGATCAGTGCCGCTCCTGTCGTGCATAAAGGTCGGGTGTACATTGCCGCCGCTTCGGTCGAGGAAGTGAGTGGCTCCTTCCCCGAGTACCAGTGCTGCACGTTTCGCGGGAGTGTCGCCGCGCTCGATACCGCGACCGGGAAGCGCCTGTGGAAAACCTACACCATTCCCGAAGAACCGAAACCGACCAAGAAGAACACCAAAGGCACGCAACTTTATGGACCGGCCGGCGCGGGCGTGTGGTCAGCGCCAACGATCGACGAAAAACGCGGCTTGATTTACGTCACCACCGGCGACGGGTATTCGCCGCCAGCGGCGCCTACGACCGATGCCGTCCTGGCGCTCGACCTTGAAACTGGTGCCATCCGTTGGGCGAGGCAAACCACGCCCCATGATGCGTTTACTCTGGCGTGTCTAACGCCCAGTGCCGATCCCATCTCTCGTGAAAAGTGCGGGCCAGATATCGACTACGGGGCTTCGGCCATCTTGCGCAAAGGCACGAATGGACGTTCGCTGCTCCTTGCTGGGCAGAAGTCGGGGGTAATGTACGCGATTGATCCTGACAAAAATGGCGAGATCGTCTGGGAACGGCGGCTTTCGCCGGGCGGCTTGCTGGGCGGCATCGAATGGGGCTTCACCGCCGACGAGCAGCTCGCCTACGTGCCGATCTCCGATGCGTGGGAAAATTCCGGCGATCCGCAGAAAGCCGGTGGGGTGCGGGCGGTCAATATCGCGAGCGGGAAAGTGGTCTGGAAAGCGGCTTCTCCCGCACTCGATTGTCTCGACAAGGTCGGCTGCAACGCCGGGCAGCCTCAAGCCGCCACGCTCATCCCCGGCATTCTCTTCGCCGGTTCCATGGATGGGTATATGCGCGCCTACGATCCCAAAGATGGAAAAATCCTCTGGAAGTACGACACCAAACGCAACTATGACGCGGTCAACAAAATTCCTACCAACGGCGGCTCGCTCAACGGCGCGGGCGTAACGGTCGTCGATGGCTGGGTGTACTTCACCTCCGGCTATGGGTTTAACGGGATGCCGGGGAATGTGCTGCTGGCCTTCGGCCCGCCAAAAGGGAAGTAA
- a CDS encoding YifB family Mg chelatase-like AAA ATPase produces the protein MLATVLSGALVGIDGLLVEVEVDVAFGMPQFTTVGLPEGAVRESKDRVRSAIKNSGYEVPSARRITVNLAPADLKKEGSAYDLPIALGILAAEGWLNKERLSEYALLGELSLDGRVKSVHGALPLALMARDRQLKGLLVPAENAAEAAVVEGVEVIGVATLSEAFLFLNGDQPVAATQVDLKEIFAAHSRYEVDFSDVKGQEHVKRALEVAAAGGHNVLLVGPPGAGKTMLARRLPTILPDLTLAEALEATKVHSVAGLMDGRALVATRPFRSPHHTISDAGLIGGGAIPKPGEVSLAHHGVLFLDELPEFRKNVLEVLRQPLEDAKVTISRAIGSTTYPASIMLVSAMNPCLCGFLGDPQHECHCTPQQVQRYRGKISGPLLDRIDIQVEVPAVKYKELSHREAGEDSAAIRGRVNTARTLQLKRFSGRTLYCNAQMASKDIRKFCQPDSIGEKLLENAMARLGLSARAYTRILKVARTIADLAGEEQVGSAHLAEAIQYRALDRK, from the coding sequence ATGCTAGCAACAGTACTTTCCGGTGCATTGGTGGGCATTGATGGACTCCTGGTCGAAGTGGAAGTCGACGTGGCGTTCGGCATGCCGCAGTTTACGACCGTGGGGCTTCCTGAAGGCGCGGTGCGCGAAAGCAAAGATCGCGTACGGTCGGCCATCAAAAACTCCGGCTATGAGGTTCCCTCCGCGCGCAGAATTACCGTCAACCTCGCGCCAGCGGATTTGAAAAAAGAAGGGTCCGCGTACGACCTGCCTATCGCCTTGGGCATTCTGGCGGCGGAAGGCTGGCTGAACAAGGAACGCCTGAGTGAATATGCCTTGCTGGGGGAACTTTCCCTCGACGGGCGAGTGAAATCCGTGCACGGCGCTTTGCCGCTAGCGCTCATGGCACGAGACCGGCAGCTCAAAGGGCTGCTCGTACCGGCTGAAAATGCGGCGGAAGCCGCCGTGGTGGAAGGGGTGGAAGTCATTGGCGTGGCGACCCTGAGCGAGGCGTTTCTTTTTCTGAATGGCGACCAGCCGGTGGCGGCGACTCAGGTTGATCTGAAAGAAATCTTTGCCGCGCATTCGCGCTATGAGGTCGATTTTAGCGATGTGAAGGGGCAAGAGCATGTGAAACGTGCATTGGAGGTCGCGGCCGCCGGTGGACATAACGTGTTGCTTGTCGGTCCTCCGGGGGCAGGCAAAACCATGCTGGCGCGGCGCTTGCCAACCATTCTGCCGGACCTGACGCTGGCGGAGGCATTGGAAGCGACCAAAGTGCACAGCGTAGCCGGTCTGATGGACGGGCGCGCGTTAGTGGCGACGCGGCCGTTTCGCTCCCCTCATCACACGATTTCCGATGCCGGGTTGATCGGCGGTGGAGCGATTCCCAAGCCTGGTGAGGTGTCGCTAGCACATCATGGCGTCTTGTTCCTCGATGAACTCCCTGAATTTCGTAAGAATGTGCTGGAAGTCCTCCGGCAGCCACTGGAAGACGCCAAAGTGACGATTTCGCGGGCGATCGGCTCGACCACGTACCCGGCGAGCATCATGTTGGTGTCGGCGATGAACCCCTGCCTGTGCGGGTTCCTCGGCGATCCGCAGCATGAGTGCCATTGCACGCCGCAGCAGGTCCAGCGCTATCGCGGGAAGATTTCCGGTCCGTTGTTGGATCGTATCGACATCCAAGTCGAAGTGCCGGCAGTGAAATACAAGGAGCTGAGTCATCGCGAAGCCGGGGAGGACTCGGCCGCGATTCGCGGGCGGGTGAACACGGCCCGGACACTCCAGCTTAAGCGCTTCTCGGGGCGCACGCTGTACTGCAACGCGCAGATGGCGAGCAAGGACATTCGCAAATTTTGCCAGCCCGATAGTATCGGGGAGAAGCTGCTCGAAAACGCCATGGCTCGTTTGGGCCTGAGCGCGCGCGCCTACACTCGTATTCTGAAGGTCGCGCGCACCATTGCCGATTTAGCTGGAGAAGAACAGGTCGGCAGCGCGCACTTAGCCGAGGCGATTCAATATCGGGCGTTGGACCGGAAGTAG
- a CDS encoding phosphoribosylaminoimidazolesuccinocarboxamide synthase: MSDAVVLTTDIAGLPAPRRGKVRDIYETEEHLLIVATDRVSAFDVVLHEGIPGKGRVLNQVSSFWFDHLSHIIPNHLVSVHVDDFPSVCHPYRAMLAGRAMLVRKAQPLPVECIVRGYLAGSGWQEYRASRSVCGIALPAGLRESERLPEPIFTPSTKAPEGQHDENIPFGEVERSIGASLAAQIRDVSLALYNAAHAYASSKGFLLADTKFEFGLREGKLLWIDEAFTPDSSRFWRADTYRPGVPQDSYDKQIIRNYLIELKWDRRPPVPHLPPEIVARAAARYREIAAHLMEA, encoded by the coding sequence ATGAGTGATGCTGTTGTTCTGACGACCGACATCGCCGGGTTGCCGGCGCCGCGTCGTGGGAAAGTCCGCGACATTTACGAGACCGAGGAGCATTTGCTAATCGTTGCTACGGATCGCGTGTCCGCCTTCGATGTGGTGCTTCACGAAGGCATTCCAGGGAAAGGGCGGGTGCTCAACCAGGTGTCGAGTTTTTGGTTCGATCATTTGTCCCATATTATTCCCAATCATCTCGTCTCTGTGCATGTGGACGATTTTCCCTCCGTCTGCCACCCCTATCGCGCCATGCTGGCCGGGCGCGCCATGCTGGTGAGAAAGGCGCAGCCGTTGCCGGTCGAATGTATCGTGCGCGGCTACCTGGCCGGTTCTGGATGGCAGGAGTACCGTGCCTCGCGGAGCGTATGTGGCATCGCGTTGCCCGCCGGATTGCGCGAGAGCGAACGCTTGCCCGAGCCGATTTTCACGCCCTCGACCAAAGCCCCGGAAGGGCAGCACGACGAAAATATCCCCTTCGGCGAAGTCGAACGCTCGATTGGCGCGTCGTTGGCCGCGCAGATACGGGACGTCAGTCTTGCGCTGTACAATGCCGCTCACGCCTATGCCAGCTCCAAAGGATTCTTGCTCGCCGACACCAAGTTCGAGTTTGGCCTGCGCGAGGGGAAATTGCTGTGGATTGACGAAGCCTTCACGCCGGACTCGTCGCGGTTCTGGCGGGCGGACACGTATCGGCCCGGGGTGCCGCAAGACAGTTACGATAAGCAGATCATTCGCAATTACCTCATCGAGCTGAAATGGGATCGCCGACCGCCGGTGCCGCACTTGCCGCCGGAGATCGTTGCTCGGGCCGCCGCTCGGTATCGGGAGATCGCTGCCCACCTCATGGAGGCATGA
- a CDS encoding CoA transferase — MEQPRRRALHGVRILDFTWVVAGPVATRILADQGAEVVKIERRDSLDLGSRRGGFTGNLFRGKESTVINMADPRGREIARQLVAVSDVVIDNFSARVMHNWGMDYESIRQIKPDIIAVSMSGFGHTGPQKDYVSYGPTLQALSGYTLSMRHANGEPAGWGYSYADMSGGYSGALAVLMALWHRKRTGEGQFVDLSQFETIASVVGPALLDILVNKKTLAPLGNRSQEAPAAPHGVYRCASEDRWCAISIFTEDEWHAFCRVVGTPAWTQESRFSSLDQRLAHQEDLDRHVEAWTRQRTAEEVMTRLQHAGVPAGIVANGEDLDRDPQLRARGYWARVRTPEGDEVVLDGTPVKLSATPGYVAAPGPLLAEHTESVLKRLLGYSDEHIAQLKLQRIVASHADIVAERAQFL; from the coding sequence ATGGAACAACCTCGCAGGCGCGCGCTCCATGGTGTCCGCATTCTCGATTTTACTTGGGTAGTAGCTGGACCGGTGGCGACTCGTATCCTGGCCGACCAAGGGGCCGAGGTGGTGAAGATCGAGCGGCGCGACTCGCTGGATCTCGGCAGCCGACGCGGCGGGTTTACCGGTAATTTGTTTCGCGGCAAAGAGAGCACGGTGATCAACATGGCCGACCCGCGCGGTCGCGAGATTGCCCGCCAGTTGGTCGCGGTCTCCGATGTGGTCATCGACAACTTCAGTGCGCGTGTCATGCACAACTGGGGAATGGATTACGAGAGCATCCGTCAGATAAAACCGGACATCATCGCCGTGAGTATGTCCGGCTTCGGGCACACCGGACCCCAGAAAGATTACGTCAGCTACGGCCCGACGCTGCAAGCGTTGTCGGGCTATACTTTGTCGATGCGGCATGCCAACGGCGAGCCGGCCGGTTGGGGGTATTCCTATGCCGATATGTCCGGAGGCTATAGCGGTGCGCTCGCCGTACTGATGGCGTTGTGGCATCGCAAACGCACAGGCGAGGGGCAGTTTGTCGATCTCTCGCAATTCGAGACCATTGCCAGTGTGGTGGGTCCGGCGCTGCTCGATATCCTTGTCAACAAAAAGACACTTGCTCCGCTCGGCAATCGCTCGCAGGAAGCTCCCGCCGCCCCGCATGGAGTGTATCGCTGTGCGAGCGAGGATCGCTGGTGCGCGATCTCCATCTTTACCGAAGACGAGTGGCACGCCTTCTGCCGAGTTGTGGGCACCCCGGCGTGGACACAGGAGTCACGTTTTTCTTCTTTGGACCAGCGGCTTGCGCACCAGGAAGACCTCGATCGCCATGTCGAAGCCTGGACTAGACAACGTACAGCCGAAGAGGTCATGACCCGCTTGCAACACGCGGGAGTCCCGGCTGGCATCGTCGCGAACGGAGAAGATCTGGATCGCGACCCGCAGCTCCGTGCACGCGGCTACTGGGCACGGGTGCGAACACCGGAAGGCGATGAGGTAGTGCTCGACGGCACGCCGGTGAAATTGTCGGCGACTCCCGGCTACGTGGCGGCACCGGGGCCGCTGCTGGCGGAACACACCGAGTCCGTACTCAAGCGACTGTTGGGATACTCGGACGAACACATTGCCCAGCTCAAATTGCAACGGATCGTCGCCTCGCACGCCGACATTGTGGCGGAACGCGCGCAGTTTTTGTAG
- a CDS encoding LLM class flavin-dependent oxidoreductase, whose translation MARLGIVVARPGDTSFGELRQLAKEAESAGFEAVFSPEFMNDALANCQIMAQATSTVKVGTWIANIYLRHPALCAQTAVAIDDTSKGRLLLGLGVSHRPLVEGILKEKMDKPRDFLREYLKVVRDITTGIGYPGSPMPPRAATYKVPLYVAALALGTVELCGEMADGTMLYLCPTSRMPRVMAALEKGAAKAGRSVSNVDITNGLPTCISDDLSTARAAARGNLSFYGGLPFYNKLFQSSGFVEEAEGLAKGNANAVSDRMAEAVSLVGSPSRCREQLAAFREAGVQLPILVPVAVGDQTAAQAVRKVIETFA comes from the coding sequence ATGGCTCGATTAGGAATCGTAGTGGCACGGCCGGGAGACACTTCGTTCGGCGAACTGCGGCAGTTGGCGAAGGAAGCGGAGTCTGCGGGCTTCGAGGCGGTGTTCTCGCCGGAATTTATGAACGACGCGCTTGCCAATTGCCAGATCATGGCGCAAGCGACCTCGACGGTGAAAGTCGGCACCTGGATCGCGAACATTTATTTACGCCATCCCGCCCTGTGCGCTCAAACGGCAGTGGCGATCGACGATACCTCGAAAGGCCGTTTACTCTTGGGACTAGGCGTCAGCCACCGTCCGCTGGTGGAAGGAATCTTGAAAGAAAAGATGGACAAGCCGCGCGATTTCTTGCGCGAATACCTGAAGGTCGTTCGCGATATTACTACCGGCATTGGCTACCCGGGTTCGCCGATGCCACCGCGTGCAGCCACGTACAAAGTACCCCTGTATGTCGCCGCGCTGGCGCTCGGCACGGTAGAACTCTGCGGAGAGATGGCGGATGGCACCATGCTCTATCTGTGCCCGACGAGCCGGATGCCGCGAGTCATGGCCGCTTTAGAGAAAGGCGCGGCCAAGGCGGGACGCTCCGTCTCTAACGTGGACATCACCAACGGCCTTCCCACGTGCATTAGCGATGACCTCAGCACCGCCCGCGCCGCAGCACGAGGCAACCTCTCTTTCTACGGCGGCTTGCCGTTTTACAACAAACTGTTTCAGAGCAGCGGCTTTGTCGAAGAAGCGGAAGGACTCGCCAAGGGCAATGCGAACGCGGTGTCGGACAGGATGGCGGAAGCGGTTTCTCTCGTCGGTTCGCCCTCCCGATGCCGAGAGCAACTGGCGGCGTTTCGCGAAGCCGGGGTCCAATTGCCGATCCTCGTCCCCGTTGCAGTTGGTGACCAGACGGCAGCCCAAGCCGTCCGTAAAGTGATTGAGACGTTCGCATAA
- a CDS encoding MBL fold metallo-hydrolase, protein MSLRNVLFALCCLWSIGCAVPSDNTPKGSSDANLLFVPHRESGVWFNPWNPRPRRYTDLFRWLSSRDSYTGEHRTPFDVPRVMNDGASFAVPEQSASVTWVGHSTFAVHDGPDVFLTDPQFNTRALLPKRHHPPGVPISSIPASAFAVISHNHYDHLDAYSVETLPATMTWFVPMGLAEWFREKGRKAVVELDWWQTVQHGRWRITCVPAQHWSQRLDQWPNSTLWCAWVIASDEYTYFFAGDTGYFHGFAEIKKRFGPIDVAILPIGAYLPRWIMHYSHMNPAEAYRAFLDLQARWMVPCHWGTFDLTDEPLDEPPRELRRVVSEVGGTLETIKVMAVGERWEIPKR, encoded by the coding sequence ATGTCACTTCGTAACGTGCTTTTTGCCCTCTGCTGTTTGTGGTCCATCGGTTGCGCCGTCCCTTCCGACAACACGCCGAAGGGCTCCTCCGATGCGAATTTGCTGTTCGTGCCTCACCGCGAGTCGGGAGTCTGGTTCAATCCTTGGAATCCCCGCCCGCGACGGTATACCGACCTGTTCCGCTGGCTGAGTTCCCGAGACTCCTATACCGGCGAGCACCGCACCCCTTTCGATGTCCCGCGAGTGATGAACGATGGAGCATCGTTTGCCGTTCCCGAACAGTCCGCATCGGTGACCTGGGTGGGTCATTCGACGTTTGCCGTCCACGATGGACCGGATGTGTTCCTGACCGACCCGCAGTTCAACACCCGGGCGCTGCTGCCGAAACGGCATCATCCGCCCGGCGTGCCGATCTCGTCCATTCCCGCCTCGGCATTTGCCGTCATTTCGCACAACCACTATGACCATTTGGATGCCTATTCCGTGGAGACCTTGCCGGCGACGATGACGTGGTTCGTGCCTATGGGGCTCGCCGAGTGGTTTCGAGAAAAGGGACGGAAGGCCGTCGTCGAGTTAGACTGGTGGCAGACCGTGCAACACGGGCGCTGGCGCATCACCTGCGTGCCTGCGCAACACTGGTCGCAGCGTCTCGACCAGTGGCCGAACTCGACCCTGTGGTGCGCATGGGTGATTGCCTCCGACGAATACACCTATTTCTTTGCCGGCGACACCGGATATTTTCACGGCTTTGCTGAAATTAAAAAACGCTTTGGGCCGATCGATGTGGCGATACTGCCGATCGGCGCCTACTTGCCGCGCTGGATCATGCACTATTCTCACATGAATCCAGCCGAGGCCTATCGGGCGTTTCTCGATTTGCAGGCACGGTGGATGGTGCCGTGCCATTGGGGAACGTTCGATCTGACCGATGAACCCCTCGACGAGCCGCCCCGCGAGCTACGCCGCGTCGTCTCCGAGGTGGGCGGCACCTTGGAGACGATCAAAGTGATGGCGGTTGGAGAACGGTGGGAAATTCCGAAAAGATAG
- a CDS encoding DUF4124 domain-containing protein: MIGKLMTISLGGLLLFASSAQATVYSWRDVGGSLQFSNSVDAVPEVQRASARQFVSKFATAAPAPVEVQPPAEPETTAVQLQMSAYERGLAQGLQTAEQQVALAGELARSVLVAVPRTPPPRIVVQQAGAVIIRDVSPDYYSQPFYGRLSPYGSPYWDVPAGPYCGTSSRFSSTRSLRCSRFVRHSHFFPGGQRSGAELFFPQGHFSHRGYLFGSGFVSR, encoded by the coding sequence ATGATTGGCAAGCTCATGACGATTTCGCTCGGCGGCCTTCTGCTTTTCGCTTCTTCGGCGCAGGCCACTGTCTATAGCTGGAGAGACGTGGGAGGGAGCCTCCAGTTCAGCAACAGTGTTGACGCTGTTCCCGAAGTCCAACGCGCTTCCGCGCGCCAGTTCGTCTCGAAGTTCGCTACGGCGGCCCCAGCTCCCGTCGAAGTGCAGCCCCCTGCCGAACCGGAAACGACAGCGGTGCAGTTGCAGATGAGCGCCTACGAACGTGGCCTCGCCCAAGGATTACAGACGGCAGAACAGCAAGTGGCGTTGGCTGGAGAGCTGGCCCGATCCGTTCTTGTTGCGGTTCCTCGCACGCCACCTCCTAGGATCGTCGTTCAACAAGCCGGTGCGGTGATTATCCGCGACGTTTCCCCCGACTATTATTCTCAGCCGTTTTACGGTCGTCTGAGCCCGTATGGCTCGCCGTATTGGGACGTTCCCGCCGGTCCCTACTGCGGAACGTCGAGTCGATTTTCTTCGACTCGGAGCTTGCGCTGTAGTAGGTTCGTGCGGCATTCGCATTTCTTTCCAGGTGGGCAGAGGTCGGGAGCGGAGCTGTTCTTTCCGCAAGGGCACTTTTCGCACCGGGGCTATCTCTTCGGGAGCGGGTTTGTCTCTCGGTGA
- a CDS encoding ankyrin repeat domain-containing protein, which yields MVRMYIIGMTLLLSVATLGCESKQKDTQAPAPQQGAPQTATKTQPSASAPAAPSPEQQAKQEEARKQMEAQGLAYTKEAFFENVKNGKAELVTQFLNAGMGPDTKDSYGVTALMVAAEQGHSTVITALLDGGAKLEVKDTSGNTALIWAAGEGKMEAVKTLLARGANVNAQNISGKSALLQAAWYAHSDIIDVLKQAGAEDPRPQAAGGK from the coding sequence ATGGTTCGCATGTATATAATCGGTATGACACTGCTGCTGAGCGTGGCGACGCTAGGCTGCGAGAGCAAGCAAAAAGACACACAGGCACCTGCCCCGCAACAGGGTGCTCCTCAAACAGCGACCAAGACTCAGCCATCGGCGAGTGCCCCAGCCGCCCCCTCCCCAGAGCAACAGGCAAAGCAAGAAGAGGCACGCAAACAGATGGAGGCCCAAGGTCTGGCTTATACCAAGGAGGCGTTCTTCGAGAATGTGAAGAACGGGAAGGCCGAGCTTGTGACACAATTTCTGAACGCCGGAATGGGGCCGGATACGAAGGATTCCTACGGCGTGACGGCGCTCATGGTGGCGGCGGAGCAAGGCCACTCCACTGTCATCACCGCGTTGCTGGACGGAGGCGCGAAGCTCGAAGTGAAAGATACTTCGGGGAACACCGCCCTCATCTGGGCGGCGGGCGAAGGAAAAATGGAGGCGGTAAAAACACTCTTGGCGCGCGGCGCGAACGTCAACGCGCAGAACATCAGCGGCAAATCCGCCTTGTTGCAGGCGGCCTGGTATGCGCATAGCGACATCATCGACGTGTTGAAACAAGCAGGCGCGGAAGATCCACGACCTCAGGCTGCTGGGGGGAAGTGA